A section of the bacterium genome encodes:
- a CDS encoding aspartate carbamoyltransferase catalytic subunit encodes MILRSKDLIGLEDLSREEILTILEAAEAFRTIFDRPVRKVPIMRGRTVVNFFVEPSTRTRISFELAEKRLSADIVNFDASNSSLKKGETLRDTAENIQAMKIDMIVVRHSSPGAAAYLGRVLKASVINAGDGAHEHPTQGLLDIMTMRQRLGDLAGRKVTIIGDIAQSRVARSNIYGLTKLGAEVTVCGPPTMVPAAIARLGATVEHDLKRAVADADVLNILRIQLERQSQMVFPGNREYHLMFGVTEEVLRHTKPSCFVMHPGPMNRDVEISSAVADGPRQVILEQVTNGVAVRMAVIYLLSGGDPRQLGGGARTGVREEE; translated from the coding sequence ATGATCCTGCGCAGCAAGGACCTGATCGGCCTGGAGGACCTGTCTCGCGAGGAGATCCTGACCATCCTCGAGGCCGCCGAGGCCTTCCGGACGATCTTCGACCGGCCGGTCCGCAAGGTGCCGATCATGCGCGGCAGGACGGTCGTCAACTTCTTCGTCGAGCCCAGCACGCGCACCCGCATCAGCTTCGAGCTGGCCGAGAAGAGGCTGTCCGCCGACATCGTCAACTTCGACGCCTCGAACTCCTCGCTCAAGAAGGGCGAGACGCTGCGCGACACCGCCGAGAACATCCAGGCCATGAAGATCGACATGATCGTCGTGCGCCATTCCTCGCCGGGAGCGGCGGCCTACCTGGGCCGCGTGCTGAAGGCGAGCGTCATCAACGCCGGCGACGGCGCCCACGAGCACCCGACCCAGGGACTGCTCGACATCATGACCATGCGCCAGCGGCTGGGGGACCTCGCGGGGCGCAAGGTCACCATCATCGGCGACATCGCGCAGTCGCGCGTGGCGCGCTCGAACATCTACGGGCTGACCAAGCTGGGCGCCGAGGTGACGGTCTGCGGCCCGCCGACGATGGTGCCGGCGGCGATCGCGCGGCTGGGGGCGACCGTCGAGCACGACCTGAAGCGGGCGGTGGCCGACGCGGACGTGCTGAACATCCTGCGCATCCAGCTCGAGCGCCAGAGCCAGATGGTCTTCCCCGGCAACCGGGAGTACCACCTGATGTTCGGCGTCACCGAGGAGGTGCTGCGCCACACCAAGCCGTCGTGCTTCGTCATGCACCCCGGCCCGATGAATCGCGACGTGGAGATCAGCTCCGCGGTCGCCGACGGGCCGCGACAGGTGATCCTCGAACAGGTGACCAACGGCGTGGCCGTGCGCATGGCCGTGATCTACCTGCTGTCCGGCGGCGACCCCCGCCAGCTCGGCGGCGGCGCCCGCACCGGCGTCCGCGAGGAGGAGTGA